Proteins encoded in a region of the Puniceibacterium sp. IMCC21224 genome:
- a CDS encoding biotin carboxylase, which produces MATTVLKNISEIRRFFHRNEDPVYFISATNFNLLGIDEWVKNFKYICYIDCYDGKHPNVFCPSEQPHAEFQSIEDINNYLLQHKEVIDFIKRRGGKPKFVFLMFDEETERLSKEFGADVWFPKAKLRQSMDNKIETVRIGNKAGVPSVPNVLAEVKSYEDLRATCEQGGIGHDLVLQSAFGDSGHTTFFIKSEADFRRHEHEIIGEGEIKIMKRIDCRGSAIEACATSQGTIVGPLMTELVGFKELTPYRGGWCGNEILSTAFPPKVRNQARDLTFKFGEQLRKEGYRGYFELDFLIDKKTGDLWLGELNPRITGASSMTNHAAFAHADAPLFLFHLLEFSKKKFNLDVDELNNRWADPEMIDGWSQMVIKHTDDSVDICTSAPETGIYKMLEDGRVVFDRFDYHRRAVESENEAFFLRILGPGDYRYEGADIGILVTRGRSMTKAFQLNDRARKWIHGIKQSVSGRPLPVAEASPAFADPAFKIM; this is translated from the coding sequence ATGGCCACTACGGTTCTGAAAAACATCTCGGAAATCCGCCGGTTCTTTCACCGCAACGAAGACCCGGTCTATTTCATCTCGGCGACGAACTTTAACCTGCTCGGCATCGACGAATGGGTCAAGAATTTCAAATATATCTGCTATATCGACTGCTACGATGGCAAGCACCCGAACGTGTTCTGCCCGTCCGAACAGCCACACGCGGAATTTCAGTCGATCGAGGATATCAACAACTATCTGTTGCAGCACAAAGAGGTCATCGACTTCATCAAACGACGCGGCGGCAAACCCAAGTTTGTGTTCCTGATGTTCGATGAAGAAACCGAACGCCTGTCCAAAGAGTTTGGCGCCGATGTTTGGTTCCCCAAGGCCAAACTGCGCCAGTCGATGGACAACAAGATCGAAACCGTCCGCATCGGCAACAAGGCCGGCGTGCCGTCGGTGCCGAACGTTCTGGCCGAGGTGAAATCCTACGAGGATCTGCGCGCCACCTGCGAACAGGGCGGCATCGGGCACGACCTGGTGCTGCAATCGGCCTTTGGAGATTCGGGCCACACCACGTTCTTCATCAAATCCGAGGCTGATTTCCGCCGTCACGAGCATGAGATCATCGGCGAGGGCGAGATCAAGATCATGAAACGGATCGACTGCCGTGGGTCCGCAATCGAGGCATGTGCCACATCGCAGGGAACCATCGTCGGCCCGCTGATGACCGAACTTGTCGGTTTCAAAGAGTTGACCCCCTATCGTGGCGGCTGGTGCGGCAACGAGATCCTCAGCACGGCCTTCCCGCCCAAGGTTCGCAATCAGGCGCGTGATCTCACCTTCAAGTTCGGCGAACAGCTGCGCAAGGAAGGCTACCGTGGCTACTTCGAACTCGATTTCCTGATCGACAAAAAAACTGGCGATCTCTGGCTGGGCGAACTCAATCCACGCATCACCGGCGCATCGTCGATGACGAACCACGCCGCCTTTGCCCATGCCGATGCGCCTCTGTTTCTGTTCCACTTGCTGGAATTCTCGAAAAAGAAATTCAACCTTGATGTGGACGAACTGAACAACCGCTGGGCCGACCCCGAAATGATCGACGGTTGGTCGCAGATGGTGATCAAGCACACGGATGACAGCGTCGACATCTGCACCTCTGCGCCAGAAACTGGCATTTACAAGATGCTCGAAGACGGGCGTGTGGTGTTTGATCGCTTCGATTATCACCGTCGCGCTGTGGAATCCGAAAACGAGGCGTTCTTTCTGCGTATCCTGGGCCCCGGAGACTACCGCTATGAGGGTGCCGATATCGGCATCCTTGTGACCCGTGGCCGCTCAATGACCAAAGCGTTCCAATTGAATGATCGCGCCAGGAAATGGATTCACGGGATCAAGCAATCGGTGTCGGGTCGCCCCCTGCCGGTGGCCGAGGCAAGTCCGGCCTTTGCCGATCCCGCCTTTAAGATCATGTAG